In the Flavisolibacter tropicus genome, one interval contains:
- a CDS encoding VOC family protein: protein MITKMNHVSIFVLDQDSAYDFYVNKLGFKVHTDASMGPGMRWLTVCPPEQPELEISLMAIQEGMMFKGEAAAQMRELVKNGTFGFGVFQCNDLNATYEELKAKGVVFKKPPTKEFYGYEALFADDSGNWFSLGEKKEG from the coding sequence ATGATCACAAAAATGAACCACGTTAGCATTTTTGTCTTGGACCAAGACAGTGCTTATGATTTTTATGTAAACAAACTGGGCTTTAAAGTACACACAGACGCATCCATGGGACCCGGCATGCGATGGCTAACCGTTTGTCCACCCGAGCAACCCGAGCTTGAAATATCCTTAATGGCTATTCAAGAAGGTATGATGTTTAAAGGCGAAGCAGCCGCCCAAATGCGGGAACTGGTTAAGAATGGAACGTTTGGCTTTGGCGTGTTCCAGTGTAACGACCTGAATGCAACATATGAAGAATTAAAAGCAAAGGGTGTTGTCTTTAAAAAGCCACCAACAAAAGAATTTTATGGCTATGAAGCTCTTTTTGCTGATGATTCAGGCAACTGGTTTTCATTGGGTGAAAAGAAGGAAGGCTGA
- a CDS encoding alpha/beta fold hydrolase has product MKTFILIHGSWHSAWNWHRIVPLLEKAGHKAIAIDLPGMGRDKTPIQEVKMKSTVEKICALMDNIPGKVILVGHSKNGIMISQAAEYRPDKIEKLVYLAAYLIPNGKTQREYSIQDTEGWLKPYVTQHPETASHTLQNEIYKEGLYHDCDDTITELAKVLLSHEPVESGITPLELTDENFGRVSRVYIECTEDRAVTPFIQRKMYAETPCEKVYQLATSHSPFFSKPQELVDILIQL; this is encoded by the coding sequence ATGAAAACGTTTATTCTTATTCATGGTTCTTGGCATAGTGCCTGGAACTGGCATCGCATAGTTCCTCTTTTGGAAAAGGCCGGTCATAAAGCCATTGCTATTGACTTGCCCGGCATGGGTAGAGATAAAACTCCCATCCAGGAAGTGAAAATGAAGTCTACCGTTGAAAAGATTTGTGCATTGATGGATAACATTCCTGGTAAAGTTATTTTGGTTGGGCATAGTAAAAATGGGATCATGATCTCTCAGGCTGCTGAATACCGACCAGATAAAATAGAAAAGCTGGTTTACCTGGCAGCCTATTTAATTCCCAATGGTAAAACACAGCGAGAGTATTCAATACAAGATACCGAGGGCTGGCTGAAACCTTACGTGACCCAGCATCCAGAAACAGCCTCACATACTTTGCAAAACGAGATCTATAAAGAAGGCTTGTATCACGACTGTGATGATACCATTACAGAATTGGCAAAAGTCCTGTTAAGCCATGAACCAGTTGAGTCTGGTATTACACCACTCGAGTTAACAGATGAAAACTTTGGAAGAGTGTCAAGAGTATATATAGAGTGCACAGAAGATCGTGCCGTTACACCATTTATTCAAAGAAAGATGTATGCTGAAACACCGTGTGAAAAAGTATATCAACTGGCTACCAGTCACTCCCCTTTTTTCAGTAAGCCACAAGAATTAGTAGATATCCTAATTCAATTGTAG